From the Chelonoidis abingdonii isolate Lonesome George chromosome 4, CheloAbing_2.0, whole genome shotgun sequence genome, the window AGGTAGACAGATACACTGAAGAACCAGCTACAGTCAGGACATAAACACGTGGAATTCACTCATTTCGATCAATCTCCAGGATTTTAGAGGGAAGAGAAATTGCTTCTTTCACTTAACCAACCGCCCAGCTTTAAAGAACGGTCATTCCAAGAGAAGCTCTCCTAAGGTGACTCCCACGGTCTTGGGAACTGTAGGGTAAGCCGCCAGAGCCTGCCTGGAACTCCCAGGGGCTCTAGTCAAGATAACATTTGGTAGCTGTCAGACCAGAGACCTGGGGCTCCTGTGGCAGCCCACACCCAgcgctgggctggggggagctaaGCAGGTCTAGCTACAGAGTGGTCAGAAGGGGGTTCTCTCCCGTTGGATGGGTGTATTGGTTGGTGTCATTCCAAACCCCAGGCAGGGACCACGAAGATCCAAGAGCAGAGTCTGCCTGGGCTCTGGCCTGCGTTGGACGCCTTGTGCCAGCTCAGACCCTCTGTCCCTAGCGGAGAGGGTGTTCGGAGGGGCCCTCTAGCCAGGACTTAGCCCCCGCCCCCGCACACACTTGAggctccttcccttcccagcccatcctccccccctccctcatccAGCGTCGGCTCCAACTCCTCATTGGCCGCCCTTTGCTAAAGGGAGGATGACGCCTTGGCAAACAATAGGCGCCTTTAGGTATAAATGCACCTCGGGCAGGCGGCGCCGCGATGCTCAGCGCTcctggggggctgcaggctcAGCCCGGTGCCCTGGCCCTCGCCGGCGCCCAGCACGCGGGAAGATGCCCCGGGGGTTTCTGGTGAAGCGGAGCAGGAGGGCGGGCGGCTCCTACAGGGTGCGCCGCCAGGAGAGGGACCTCCAGCAGCCTCTGCAGGTGCCTCCCGCCCAGGAGCCCCTGCTGGCCGGCCCACCCGTGTCCCCGCTCCCCAAAGCCGCCCCGGAGGAGGGGGAGCCGGTCGCCCCGCCGCCGAGCCCGGAGCCAGCTCCTGGGATAGCCACTTGCCAGCCAACTCCGCCCGAGGGACCGGCCGCCTGGGGTGCGGGGGGCTCCTGCAGCGCGCCGGGGCTGAGGAAGGCTTTCTTCGAGCGCTGCCTCAGCTCGCCCGTCTCGGTGCGCCTGGCTGCCCAGGAGCCTCGCTTCTGTCCCGGCGCTTTGAAGTCGGCCGCTCCCGGGCAGGCGTCCGGCATGAGCCCTAAGGCCTCTGATGAGGACGCTCTATTCTTTCGCCGATGAAGGTGACACGTCGCCCGTTGCTCGGTCTGCGGATCAAGGCGGAAGGTGGTTTGAGGCAGGGGCCGGGTCCCCCGCGTGTCGGGCGCACGCTGAAGATCAAGGAAGGGCCGGTGGAGCCGCCCCGGGCGcggggagcgggcgggccgggCCCGCGGCCGCTGGGCGAGTTCATCTGCCAGCTGTGCAAGGAGGAGTACGCCGACCCCTTCGCCCTGGCGCAGCACAAGTGCTCGCGCATCGTGCGCGTGGAGTACCGCTGCCCCGAGTGCGACAAGGTCTTCAGCTGCCCGGCCAACCTGGCCTCGCACCGCCGCTGGCACAGGCCCCGCCCCGCCGCCGGCGCCGCCGGCCCGGGCGCCAAGAAGCCCTCGGGCGCCCCGTGCCCTTCTgaggggaaggagaacagcagcgaGCCGCGCCCCGCAGCCCCCGAGGGGCCGCGCCTGCCGCCGCCGGAGCAGGATCAGCACCCCAGCGCCGCGGACAGCTCCTGCTGCCGAGACCTGAAGCCCGCCGGCCAGAGCGCCCTGTGCGGGGCGGGCGGCGAGGGGCTGAAGGAGGCGGCCCCTCCGGGCCCGATCCCTGGCGTCAACGAGGTCTTCGTCTGCCCCTACTGCCACAAGAAGTTCCGCCGCCAGGCTTACCTGCGCAAGCACCTCAGCACCCACGAGGCGCCCCGGCCGACCGTCTACAGCCCCCTGGAGCGGGGCCAGATCACCTTCCCCTGCCACCTGTGCGGGGCTCACTTCCCCTCGGCGGACATCAGGGACAAGCACCGGCTGTGGCACGCCGTgcgggaggagctgctgctgcccatggtgCAGCCCGAGAGCAGTGCCGCGGAAGGGGAGCAGCAGATCTTCTCCTGCAAGCACTGCCCTGCTACCTTCTTCAGCTCGCCGGGGCTCACCAGGCACATCAACAAGTGCCACCCCACGGAGAACAGgcaggtccttctgctccagatgGCGGTCAGACCAGGCTGCTAATGAGTAAGAGGGCATGGGAAGGCACGGGTGCTAGCAGGGGAATCTCGTTCATAGGGACTGAACTGGCACCTCCCAGAGTCCCTCTAAAGTGGTGTTTGAAATGTCTAGTGCTCCCGGGGGGAGGGGTGTATTTGGTTGTAGTCTGCAGTGTTAATGACTCTCCTATAGTTTAAATAGTTGATCTGATAGGATTCTTCAAAACCACCAGTGAGCTAAACGAATCCTATCCAAGCTGTAATTCCTATGGAAAGTCGCAGTGTGTGCATACATGtctacaaaggaaaaatcaggaaggggcaggggagaggctgcCAAGTGGCAGCAATGAAAAGTCCCGTTGCCATCATGCCAAAAGTTTAAGAAGTCAACCACAAGTTGACTAGGAATTATTCTTGCTGCCTTAATGGACTTAGACTGCAATGTATATTCTGTGAATCCCAGAAGTGAGAGAGAACTAGTGACAAGCGTCACATTTTCAGTAAAGTGGGGAGTTGGATCTAGGCGTGGCCCCCTTACCACTGAAAGTTAGTAACAGTATTTTGAAGAGCTCTTATATAATACTTGAAAAGACGAAAATTATCCAAACATAAAAACCTCCGGCTAGCTGTGGGCTTTGGGGAGTGCTAGGGAAGCGCTACTGAGGAAGTGAAAGTCAATAGTCTTCTGTAGCCTCTCCCCCAGGACGGAAGTACAGCCACATATCCTATTTAAAAAGAAGAGtattatttttcatgaaaaaggaGACTGGCTTAGTTAAACTGTTTTAAtaaaagccccagctccacaACTTTAATAATTTATTGTGTTTTCTTCACTGTATCCTGTATTAAAGTCCATAAAGTTAAGTGTTCATATTAAGTCAGTGTCAAGTCCTATATAACTAGCAATACTTATGGAGAATtaactgtactgtctgctgttggttattaaaatatgaattgttAACTGTTTGGTAGCTATTTGTGCATTTTCTGATCACTGTATGTTGTATACTCTAGAAAATTTAGTGTAGATGAAACGCTCCTCTCTAACAACTGGAGGTTGGAAAACTTTTGCTATTTTAGTGGGTTGCGAGCTTGGCCCTGACACTACACACAAATGGGTACATTCCTTGCATTGTGTTTTATCCAGGGCAAAGAGCACCAGTACAAAATCATCACACAGGATGCCTGTAAGCGATCCATTTCAGCGCCCAGGATTCCAAGCGGCTATGATCCTGAATCCCCTCTCTCTCAATTAAATCAAACTCCAGCCCCTCTACTGCTGTTGTGAATATTAGCCAGCTTAAAAGTCAATACAGTCCTTCTACGATGTTGCTAAAGAGCAGATAAGCACCCCTCCTATATTGACACACAATATTAAGTTTGCACTATTATAGCCAtctgggtcccaggatattaagagagacaaggtgggtgatgcaTCTTTTATTAGACCcgcttctgttagtgagagaaaagcttttgagccccaaagagcttttcttcaggtctgggaaagatactctaTGTCACAGTTAAATATAAGTTGAAacggat encodes:
- the INSM2 gene encoding insulinoma-associated protein 2; this translates as MKVTRRPLLGLRIKAEGGLRQGPGPPRVGRTLKIKEGPVEPPRARGAGGPGPRPLGEFICQLCKEEYADPFALAQHKCSRIVRVEYRCPECDKVFSCPANLASHRRWHRPRPAAGAAGPGAKKPSGAPCPSEGKENSSEPRPAAPEGPRLPPPEQDQHPSAADSSCCRDLKPAGQSALCGAGGEGLKEAAPPGPIPGVNEVFVCPYCHKKFRRQAYLRKHLSTHEAPRPTVYSPLERGQITFPCHLCGAHFPSADIRDKHRLWHAVREELLLPMVQPESSAAEGEQQIFSCKHCPATFFSSPGLTRHINKCHPTENRQVLLLQMAVRPGC